GTTAACTTACAAATATAAATTGAATAAGATTACCGGCGCTTGGTCCATTATAGAAGAAAACGAAACAGCAGAATTCTAATCACTATTTACCGATCTTTCAGGTTTCTTCTCCAATCGGGGAAGAAACCTTTTCTTTTTAATGAGAATGGTTTTTGTGAAATTCCCAAGCGCTGGAAACTATATCTTCTATTTTTGCAAACTTAGGATCCCAACCTAAAACCTTTTTGGCTTTTGTATTATCCGCGATCAATTTAGCAGGATCCCCTTCTCTCCTGGGACCGATCTTATAAGGGATCTGCACTCCCGAGACCTTTTCCACTGTTTTGATAATTTCCAAAATAGAAAATCCTTGTCCTGTCCCTAGATTAAAGAAGTCCGAAAATCCGCCTTTTTTCAGATACTCCAATCCTAGATAATGTGCCTGGGCCAGATCCATTACATGGATATAATCTCTAACTGCAGTCCCGTCTTCTGTATCGTAATTGTTTCCATTTACTGTGAGTGAATCTCTTTTACCTAAGGCTTTTTCAATTACAATTGGAAGAAGATGAGTTTCCGGATCATGCTCTTCTCCTATGTCCAAATCGGAGCCGGAAGCATTAAAATAACGAAGAGCGACATACTTTAAGTCGTATGCATGAGAATAATCCGACAAAATTTTTTCGATCATTAACTTAGATTGACCATAAGGATTGATCGGATTCTGGGGAGTCGTCTCTAAGATAGGAACTTCTGTAACAGCACCATAAGTGGCGCAGGTAGATGAGAAGATGAAGTATTTAACCCCATGATTCTTCATTGTTTCTAAAAGTTGGAGAGTTCCTACCACATTATTAATATAATATTTCTGGGGATCGGTAACTGATTCGCCCACATATGCAAATGCCGCAAAATGAATAACCGCTTCGAATTCATGCTCTGAGAATACCCGGTCCAAATCCGCTTTATTTAATAAATCTCCCTTGAAAAACTTTCCCCATTTTACCGCCTTCTCATGGCCGTTAGAAAGATTATCGAATACAACAGTATCCACACCCAACTTATGGAGATATTTATTCATATGGGAGCCGATATATCCGGCTCCACCGGTGATCAGGATTTTTTTCATAAAGCTTTTACATGTATTTCAGAAGGATCGAAATTGTAAAAGGGAATTTGGGTGCTTCCTAGCTGGGGTCCGCACTCTTAATATTAGAGCTGCTCAAGGATTCTTTCAGACTTAGAAAATCGGAAAGAATAAAGATGATAGTGATGAAGGATAGGATCGCTTCGAAAATCACCAAGATCTCCGCCTCAGTACTTTCCGGTACAATTTTAATAATCCCTATATTGGTAAAAATCATTAGGCTAAAATAAACAAATTTGAAAAATAGAGAAGGATAGCCTAAGTCCTGAGGAACACCTGAAAAAGAGCTTATATCCGTTTTATAGATACAAAAATAATCGAAACCGAACGATAAAACAATCACACTGATATTGAACGCAATAAATACAAGAAATTCATAATATTTCAGGTCTAATCCGGAAAATTCGGAGATCCTTCTGAAACCTTTGGTCAAAAAGTACCAGGATTTAAAGCCAGCCATAGTGAGAATAAGATACTTAATCTCCAAACCTGCAAATTCACTCTCATCTAAAAAGATCAGAAATATTCCTAAAGAAATAATGAAGACATACTCTACGGATGTTTTCAATATAGTTTTGATAATGTAACGATCAACTTTCATAATACTTCCGAATTCAGGCATTGATGATATTTATCACTAGGTTCGCACGATTCTATATCCGTCCAAACATTGACAAAGACTTAAAATGAAAGATTATTTCTAATAGAGATTTGGTCAATAGGTGTTACATATGAAATTTATAAATTCAAATTTTTGGGATAGAGCATTTAGAGTGGTTTTAGGTACCTCCCTAGTTACATGGGCCTTCTATATAGAGGATCTATATAAGCTTGCGATTTTTGCAGTCGGTTTTATAATACTTGCCACAGGTATTGTAGGCTGGTGTCCCATTTATTCCCTATTTGGTTGGAATACTCGGACCCATTCTAAAAGATCTTAAGTCACTCAGTCATCTGACTTTTCTAAGAAAGATCTTGCGATAAAGATCGGATACATGCTCATTCTATATCTATGCCGCCAACTACGGAGATTTTTTATCAAGGTTTAAGTTTTTTGGAAGCCTCGAAACTTCTCCGAAAGTTTGGACCAAACGAATCTAAACTAAAAAAGAAATCCTTTTGGAGGATCAGTCTTTCTATACTTTCCGAGCCGATGCTTTCCCTACTTTTGGCATGCGGTTTTATCTATGCGATATTGGGGGATTTAGAAGAAGCGGTCACACTTTCCATTGCAGTGATCGTAGTTATTTCTTTAACCATCTACCAAAGGAATAAATCTGAAAAAGCTTTAGAATCTTTGAGGAAACTTTCTCCGCTAAGGGCGAAAGTTATACGAGAAGGAAAAAAGATAGAAATTGATTCTTCCCTGATTGTTCCGGGAGATATAGTCTTTTTAGCGGAAGGAGATAAGGTTCCCGCAGACGGATACTTGGTAGATGGTTTAAATTTACATTCGGACGAATCTCTTTTAACCGGAGAATCTATTCCAGTTTTAAAGGAAGAAACAGATCTTCACAACCAAGGGCCATATTCAGATTCGCAAAAAATCTATTCAGGAACAAAGATAGTCTCCGGACAAGGGATCTTTAAAGTTTTATTCACTGGAGACTTCACATACATAGGTTCTATCGGAAAAGAAATGGAAGAAATTTCCGAGTCAGAGAGCCCACTTCAAAAGGAAGCTAAAAGGTTCACTTCATTCTTCTTTTTAGGAGCCTTAGTGATTTCCTTCTTTCTAATCTATGGTCTCGGGACGCGGAATGGAAATTGGATACAGGCGGTCTTAGCCACACTTACCTTCTTGATGGCAGTATTACCTGAAGAAATCCCGGTAGTACTTAGTGTCTTTTTTTCATTAGGAGCTTGGAGAATTTCTCAAAGCGGAGTTTTGACAAGAAACTTGAACTCGATAGAAACACTTGGGGCTGCAACTGTCCTATGTGTGGATAAAACAGGGACCTTAACCGAAAACCGAATGAAGGTTAAAGGTTTAGTTTCTTCTTTAGAAAATAGTTTATTTGAATTTAAAACTCCTGAAGTCTCCGAAGAATTTCATTTGTTATTGGAGTTTTCCATTCTCGCGTGCAAAAAGGATCCTTTCGATCCAATGGAAAAAGCGATTCGAGAATTAGGAATCAATCTTCTATATGATACCGAACATCTTCATGCGGATTGGACTTTAGAAAAGGAATATCCGCTTTCCCCTAAGTTACTTGCACTCAGTTACGCCTGGAATTCGGAAAACCAGGAAAAATTTGTAATTGGAACCAAAGGTGCACCTGAAGCAATATTTGATCTTTGCCATTTTTCGAAAGAAAGAACAGAATACTGGGAGAAGATCACAGAAAATTATTCTCTGCAAGGATACAGAGCAATCGGAGTAGCGAAGTCGGAAATTGTAAATTCTTCTCTTCCAGAAAACCAACATGATTTTGAATTCAATTTTTTAGGTTTGATCTTATTGGAGGATCCTATCCGAGAAACTGTACCTGCCTCCGTTTCGGAATGTATCCAAGCAGGGATCAGAGTGGTTATCATAACAGGAGATCATGCTGGAACAGCAAAAGCAGTAGCTTCTAAAATAGGATTAGTAGATCACAAGGAGAGTATAACTGGAGACGAATTAGAAAAACTCACTGAAGAAGAGTTAGCTTCTAAATTGGACACAGTTGGGATTTTTTCCAGAATCAAACCTGCTCAGAAATTGAAAATTGTAAAGGCATTTCAGAAAAAGGGAGAGATAGTTGCAATGACAGGAGACGGAGTGAACGATGCTCTGGCTTTACAAACCGCTCATATCGGGATCTCTATGGGCAAAAGAGGAACAGATGTAGCTAGAGAAGCCTCCGATCTAGTATTATTAGATGATAATTTTTCCTCCATAGTAAAGTCCGTATTTTTGGGAAGAAGGATTTACGAGAATATACAAAAGAGTATTTCTTATATTGTATCCGTTCATATCCCAATCATAGGCATGTCGTTATTGCCAGCCTTCACTGGAGATCCAATTTTCTTTTTTCCCGCGCATATACTAGTATTGGAGCTGATTATAGATCCAACTTGCTCCATCGTTTTTGAGTCATTGGAGTTGGAAAAAGGAGATCGTTTTTCTAATACAAGTAGAAAGAATTCCAGCCTAATGACCTTCTCTCGATTTTTTCTCTCTTTTTCCCAAGGAGCAATCGTTCTCGTCTTACTATTGGTCTTATATTTCTGTATGAAACAAAATGGTCATAATGAAAATCAAATCAGATCCTTCGGTTTCATATTTTTAGTAGTCTCTAACTTTAGTTTGATGCTTACAAATTTGACTCATAAAGGAGGATTTATTTCTATTCTTAGATCCTTGTATTCCAGCGCGTTCTGGAT
This genomic window from Leptospira neocaledonica contains:
- a CDS encoding cation-translocating P-type ATPase, which produces MPPTTEIFYQGLSFLEASKLLRKFGPNESKLKKKSFWRISLSILSEPMLSLLLACGFIYAILGDLEEAVTLSIAVIVVISLTIYQRNKSEKALESLRKLSPLRAKVIREGKKIEIDSSLIVPGDIVFLAEGDKVPADGYLVDGLNLHSDESLLTGESIPVLKEETDLHNQGPYSDSQKIYSGTKIVSGQGIFKVLFTGDFTYIGSIGKEMEEISESESPLQKEAKRFTSFFFLGALVISFFLIYGLGTRNGNWIQAVLATLTFLMAVLPEEIPVVLSVFFSLGAWRISQSGVLTRNLNSIETLGAATVLCVDKTGTLTENRMKVKGLVSSLENSLFEFKTPEVSEEFHLLLEFSILACKKDPFDPMEKAIRELGINLLYDTEHLHADWTLEKEYPLSPKLLALSYAWNSENQEKFVIGTKGAPEAIFDLCHFSKERTEYWEKITENYSLQGYRAIGVAKSEIVNSSLPENQHDFEFNFLGLILLEDPIRETVPASVSECIQAGIRVVIITGDHAGTAKAVASKIGLVDHKESITGDELEKLTEEELASKLDTVGIFSRIKPAQKLKIVKAFQKKGEIVAMTGDGVNDALALQTAHIGISMGKRGTDVAREASDLVLLDDNFSSIVKSVFLGRRIYENIQKSISYIVSVHIPIIGMSLLPAFTGDPIFFFPAHILVLELIIDPTCSIVFESLELEKGDRFSNTSRKNSSLMTFSRFFLSFSQGAIVLVLLLVLYFCMKQNGHNENQIRSFGFIFLVVSNFSLMLTNLTHKGGFISILRSLYSSAFWIFFLAASALVASFQFEFSLKLFGFQKIPLDWIFFSVGLGLISGLIWEIRKIRFFA
- a CDS encoding YgaP family membrane protein, coding for MKFINSNFWDRAFRVVLGTSLVTWAFYIEDLYKLAIFAVGFIILATGIVGWCPIYSLFGWNTRTHSKRS
- the galE gene encoding UDP-glucose 4-epimerase GalE; translated protein: MKKILITGGAGYIGSHMNKYLHKLGVDTVVFDNLSNGHEKAVKWGKFFKGDLLNKADLDRVFSEHEFEAVIHFAAFAYVGESVTDPQKYYINNVVGTLQLLETMKNHGVKYFIFSSTCATYGAVTEVPILETTPQNPINPYGQSKLMIEKILSDYSHAYDLKYVALRYFNASGSDLDIGEEHDPETHLLPIVIEKALGKRDSLTVNGNNYDTEDGTAVRDYIHVMDLAQAHYLGLEYLKKGGFSDFFNLGTGQGFSILEIIKTVEKVSGVQIPYKIGPRREGDPAKLIADNTKAKKVLGWDPKFAKIEDIVSSAWEFHKNHSH
- a CDS encoding ion transporter, with the translated sequence MKVDRYIIKTILKTSVEYVFIISLGIFLIFLDESEFAGLEIKYLILTMAGFKSWYFLTKGFRRISEFSGLDLKYYEFLVFIAFNISVIVLSFGFDYFCIYKTDISSFSGVPQDLGYPSLFFKFVYFSLMIFTNIGIIKIVPESTEAEILVIFEAILSFITIIFILSDFLSLKESLSSSNIKSADPS